The genomic segment GCCGTCTCCACCTTCGCCAGGCCCGCGGCGACCAGGTCCGTATCGGGAGATGCGGAGAGGAAGTTGCCGCCCATCGACATGAAGAAGCGGATGCGGCCGGCGTTCATGGCGTGGATCGCCTCCACCACGTCCAGCCCCCGCCCGCGCGGCGCCTCGAAGCCGAACTCCGCGCCCAGCGCGTCCAGGAAAGCCGCCGGCGGCGCGTGGTCGATGCCTACCGTGCGGTCGCCCTGCACGTTGCTGTGGCCGCGCACGGGGCACACGCCCGCGCCCGGGCGGCCCACGTTGCCCTTGAGCAGAAGCAGGTTCGCACACGCGATCACGTTGTCCACCGCGTTCTCGTGCTGCGTGAGCCCCATCGCCCAGCAGACGATGGTCGCGCGTGAATTCACGTAGACGTCCGAAGCCTCGCGGATCTGCGCCTGCGACAGCCCCGTCTCCTCCTCGATCCGCGCCCACGGCGTGGCGTTCAGCGCCGCCGAGAGATCGTCGAAGCCGTCGGTGTGCATGCGCAGGAAGCCGTGGTCCAGCACGCGGCCGGGAGACGTGCGCTCCGCCTCCAGCACGTGCTTCATGATGCCCTGCAGCACCGCCACGTCCGAGCCCACCTTGGGCTGGAGGTACACGTTGGAGATGGGGCTGCCCGTGCCCGTGAGCGTGGCGCGGATCTCCTGCGGGTGGACGAAGCTCTCCAGCCCCCGTTCCCGCAGCGGGTTGATGCTCACGATCTTCGCGCCGCGGCGCCGCGCCGCCTGGAGCGCGCTGAGCATGCGCGGGTGGTTGGTGCCGGGGTTCTGGCCGATGACGAAGATGGCCTCGGCCTTCTCGAAGTCGTCCAGCTGCACCGAGCCCTTGCCCACGCCGATGGTGCGCTTGAGGCCGGTGCCGCTGCTCTCGTGGCACAGGTTGGAGCAGTCCGGGAAGTTGTTCGTGCCCAGCATGCGCCCGAACAGCTGGTACAGGAACGCCGCCTCGTTGCTCGTCCGCCCGGACGTGTAGAACGCCGCCTGGTCCGCATGGTCCAGCGACCGCAGCGCCTGCCCCGCCCGCGCGAATGCCTCGTCCCATCTCAGCGGCTCGAAGTGCTCCGCCCCCGCGCGGCGGATCATGGGATGCGTGAGGCGGCCCTGCTGCTCCAGCCAGTAGTCCGTGCGGGACAGCATGTCGGCGACGGTGTGGCGCGCGAACAGCTCCGGGCCCGCGCGCTTGCCGGTGGCCTCGTGCGCCACGGCCTTCGCGCCGTTCTCGCAGAACTCCGCGAAGGAGCGCTCGCGCGGCTCCGGCCAGGCGCAGCCGGGGCAGTCGAAGCCGTCCGTCTGGTTCAGCATCCGCAGCGCCTTCGTGCCCTGCACCAGCGACTTCTCGTGCCGCAGGTGGTGCAGCGTGCTGGCGAGCGCGCCCATGCCGCCGGCGGGGGCGTCGGGCGCGTGCGTGCTGGGCGGCGTCTCGGTCTTGCGCGGGCGGCTCGGGGGCATCGGCAACGCGGTGGGAAGTGCGGCTAAGGCTATGCTCGAAAGGTGCTTCCGCCGCCACGGAGCCGCAAGCCCCGGGCCCGCCATCTCCCGAACGGAGATCGTGTCCTCGCTTCGGTAGATGTGGATC from the Longimicrobiaceae bacterium genome contains:
- a CDS encoding FdhF/YdeP family oxidoreductase, which gives rise to MPPSRPRKTETPPSTHAPDAPAGGMGALASTLHHLRHEKSLVQGTKALRMLNQTDGFDCPGCAWPEPRERSFAEFCENGAKAVAHEATGKRAGPELFARHTVADMLSRTDYWLEQQGRLTHPMIRRAGAEHFEPLRWDEAFARAGQALRSLDHADQAAFYTSGRTSNEAAFLYQLFGRMLGTNNFPDCSNLCHESSGTGLKRTIGVGKGSVQLDDFEKAEAIFVIGQNPGTNHPRMLSALQAARRRGAKIVSINPLRERGLESFVHPQEIRATLTGTGSPISNVYLQPKVGSDVAVLQGIMKHVLEAERTSPGRVLDHGFLRMHTDGFDDLSAALNATPWARIEEETGLSQAQIREASDVYVNSRATIVCWAMGLTQHENAVDNVIACANLLLLKGNVGRPGAGVCPVRGHSNVQGDRTVGIDHAPPAAFLDALGAEFGFEAPRGRGLDVVEAIHAMNAGRIRFFMSMGGNFLSASPDTDLVAAGLAKVETAVFVLTKLNRSALAAGRETMIWPCLGRTETDVQAGGPQFVTVEDSMSVVHSSRGSNRPASPHLKSEPAIVAGLAKAALGPESTVDWDALVADYDRIRERIARVLPAFGDYNAQVRQPGGFVLRHAAAHREWNTGTGKARLIPVPTPHIRLGEGQLRLFTIRSHDQYNTTIYGMDDRYRGIEGARRVVLMHRDDLAERGLVPGQEVDIHSHAADGVPRMAPRFRTVEYDVPRGCAAAYFPEANVLVPIGSTARESNQPASKMVPVTVVPATSAVRVTGDDERLVPVSVDAEPSGAVHLAAAG